A single region of the Nocardioides aurantiacus genome encodes:
- the resB gene encoding cytochrome c biogenesis protein ResB, with product MAATTTERPTGPPAEPPGPPSLSPLELARWSWRQLTSMRTALILLFLLALAAIPGSVVPQTAVDSVRASRWMDDHPRLTPVYEKLGLFSVYDSVWFSAIYILLVISLVGCIVPRLRVYWRGVRAEPPRAPRRLDRLPEHRTLETDAEPEAVLEAARAALRSRRYRVRVDDAEGVTPGAVRAERGKLREGGNLVFHLSILVVLVGFALGSLLGFKGGAIVVTGDGFANTLSQYDDFQAGSFFDVADLEPFDFTVDGFDVTFLQEGRQAGMAQKFRADVTYRTAPGAEDQQREVAVNHPLSIDDTDVFLIGHGYAPNITVRNTDGTVAYSGPVVFLPEDTTFRSFGVVKVPDAEQAGGRTTQLGLEGEFYPTYGFTDASGPFSAFPDSKNPALSMLAYTGDLGLDSGRSQSVYALDKDGLEPLLQADGAPVRLDLALGRSAELPDGMGTVTFDGLSRFVKLQVSHTPGQTTALVGVVLALLGLLASLFVRPRRVWVRARREGGRTLVEVAGLDRSAGGDLSGELDALVGRLRPADAATPATTRTPEEPT from the coding sequence ATGGCCGCGACCACCACCGAGCGGCCGACCGGGCCGCCCGCCGAGCCCCCGGGCCCGCCGTCGCTGAGCCCGCTCGAGCTCGCCCGCTGGTCCTGGCGCCAGCTGACCTCGATGCGCACCGCGCTGATCCTGCTGTTCCTGCTCGCGCTGGCGGCCATCCCCGGGTCGGTGGTGCCGCAGACCGCGGTCGACTCGGTGCGGGCGTCGCGCTGGATGGACGACCACCCCAGGCTCACGCCCGTCTACGAGAAGCTCGGCCTGTTCTCGGTCTACGACTCGGTGTGGTTCTCCGCGATCTACATCCTGCTGGTGATCTCGCTGGTGGGCTGCATCGTGCCGCGGCTGCGCGTCTACTGGCGCGGCGTACGGGCCGAGCCGCCGCGCGCCCCGCGCCGGCTGGACCGGCTGCCCGAGCACCGCACCCTGGAGACCGACGCCGAGCCGGAGGCGGTGCTGGAGGCTGCCCGCGCCGCGCTGCGCTCGCGTCGCTACCGCGTGCGGGTCGACGACGCCGAGGGCGTGACGCCGGGCGCGGTCCGCGCCGAGCGCGGCAAGCTCCGCGAGGGCGGCAACCTGGTCTTCCACCTCTCGATCCTGGTGGTGCTGGTCGGCTTCGCGCTCGGGTCGCTGCTCGGGTTCAAGGGCGGCGCCATCGTGGTCACCGGCGACGGCTTCGCCAACACGCTGAGCCAGTACGACGACTTCCAGGCCGGCTCGTTCTTCGACGTCGCCGACCTCGAGCCCTTCGACTTCACCGTCGACGGGTTCGACGTGACCTTCCTGCAGGAGGGTCGCCAGGCCGGCATGGCGCAGAAGTTCCGGGCCGACGTCACCTACCGCACCGCCCCGGGGGCCGAGGACCAGCAGCGCGAGGTCGCGGTCAACCACCCGCTCTCGATCGACGACACCGACGTCTTCCTCATCGGCCACGGCTACGCGCCCAACATCACCGTCCGCAACACCGACGGCACCGTCGCCTACTCCGGTCCGGTCGTGTTCCTGCCCGAGGACACCACCTTCCGGTCCTTCGGCGTGGTCAAGGTGCCCGACGCCGAGCAGGCCGGCGGGCGCACGACGCAGCTCGGCCTGGAGGGCGAGTTCTACCCGACGTACGGCTTCACCGACGCGAGCGGGCCGTTCTCGGCCTTCCCCGACTCCAAGAACCCCGCGCTGTCGATGCTCGCCTACACCGGCGACCTCGGTCTGGACTCCGGTCGGTCGCAGTCGGTCTACGCCCTCGACAAGGACGGCCTCGAGCCGCTGCTCCAGGCCGACGGAGCGCCGGTGCGCCTCGACCTCGCCCTCGGGCGCAGCGCCGAGCTTCCCGACGGGATGGGCACGGTGACCTTCGACGGGCTGAGCCGCTTCGTGAAGCTGCAGGTCAGCCACACGCCCGGGCAGACCACCGCCCTCGTCGGCGTCGTCCTGGCGCTGCTCGGGCTGCTCGCCTCGCTCTTCGTCCGGCCGCGACGCGTCTGGGTCCGGGCGCGTCGTGAGGGCGGACGTACGCTGGTGGAGGTGGCCGGTCTCGACCGCAGCGCCGGGGGCGACCTCTCCGGCGAGCTCGACGCCCTGGTCGGACGGTTGCGTCCCGCGGACGCCGCCACCCCCGCCACCACCCGAACCCCGGAGGAGCCGACGTGA
- the ccsB gene encoding c-type cytochrome biogenesis protein CcsB gives MTHEQFEVLSNQAVAACGVAYFLAFLAHLGQWAAARRSAPAEAEVAQHATASVGGGTSVAERPVAAATVPDEPERMQLLGRVGVALTVVAAAVHALAVVTRGLAADPVRVPWGNMYEFTLTGTFFVVLGYLLLYKRFGLSWLSPVVTGFVLVVLMVDVLALYEEVVPLQDSLQSPWLVIHVVAAVIATAAFTIGGMCSVLYLVKSRWEQRTDAAGRARGGYLARLPELAVLDRVAYRTHAFGFPIWTFAALITGPIWAHYAWGRYWGWDPKEVWAFITWVVYAAYLHARATSGWKGSSAAVVALVGLATLWFNFVGINFFFGSGSQHSYAAPEPTAVVLRLDG, from the coding sequence GTGACGCACGAGCAGTTCGAGGTGCTGAGCAACCAGGCCGTGGCCGCGTGCGGCGTGGCGTACTTCCTGGCCTTCCTCGCCCACCTGGGGCAGTGGGCCGCCGCGCGCCGCTCCGCCCCCGCCGAGGCCGAGGTGGCCCAGCACGCGACCGCGTCGGTCGGCGGCGGGACCTCGGTGGCCGAGCGTCCCGTGGCCGCGGCGACGGTCCCCGACGAGCCGGAGCGGATGCAGCTGCTGGGCCGCGTCGGCGTGGCCCTGACCGTCGTGGCGGCCGCCGTGCACGCCCTCGCCGTCGTCACCCGCGGCCTCGCCGCGGACCCGGTGCGGGTGCCCTGGGGCAACATGTACGAGTTCACGCTGACCGGCACCTTCTTCGTGGTGCTCGGCTACCTGCTGCTCTACAAGCGCTTCGGGCTCTCCTGGCTCTCCCCGGTCGTCACCGGCTTCGTGCTCGTGGTCCTGATGGTCGACGTGCTGGCGCTCTACGAGGAGGTCGTGCCGCTCCAGGACTCGCTGCAGTCGCCGTGGCTGGTGATCCACGTCGTCGCCGCGGTCATCGCCACCGCCGCCTTCACCATCGGCGGGATGTGCTCGGTGCTCTACCTCGTGAAGTCACGCTGGGAGCAGCGCACCGACGCCGCCGGCCGCGCCCGCGGGGGCTACCTCGCCCGGCTGCCCGAGCTGGCCGTGCTCGACCGCGTCGCCTACCGCACCCACGCCTTCGGCTTCCCGATCTGGACCTTCGCGGCCCTGATCACCGGCCCGATCTGGGCGCACTACGCCTGGGGCCGCTACTGGGGCTGGGACCCCAAGGAGGTGTGGGCCTTCATCACCTGGGTGGTCTACGCCGCCTACCTCCACGCCCGCGCCACCTCCGGCTGGAAGGGCTCCTCGGCCGCCGTCGTCGCGCTCGTCGGCCTGGCCACCCTGTGGTTCAACTTCGTCGGCATCAACTTCTTCTTCGGCAGCGGCAGCCAGCACTCCTACGCCGCCCCCGAGCCCACCGCGGTCGTCCTGCGGCTCGACGGCTAG
- a CDS encoding DUF4229 domain-containing protein, with amino-acid sequence MKEFAVYTALRLGLFVVCYAVLGGLYLALFGGRGVVIWPFLLAVVVSSVLSVTLLRRQREAFALRVQQRAEKASARFEERRSREDVD; translated from the coding sequence GTGAAGGAGTTCGCCGTCTACACCGCACTGCGGCTGGGTCTGTTCGTCGTCTGCTACGCCGTGCTCGGTGGGCTCTACCTCGCGCTGTTCGGCGGCCGGGGCGTGGTGATCTGGCCGTTCCTGCTGGCCGTGGTGGTGTCCTCGGTGCTCTCGGTCACCCTGCTGCGGCGGCAGCGCGAGGCGTTCGCGCTGCGGGTGCAGCAGCGCGCCGAGAAGGCGTCGGCGCGGTTCGAGGAGCGACGCTCCCGCGAGGACGTCGACTGA
- a CDS encoding 1,4-dihydroxy-2-naphthoate polyprenyltransferase, giving the protein MATPAQWIAGARPRTLPAAVAPVLAGTAVALWEDGAVWWKALLALAVSLLLQVGVNYANDYSDGIRGTDSDRVGPMRLVGSGAASPRAVKAAALGSLAAAGVVGLVLAATTSWWLVAVGALCILAAWYYTGGSRPYGYLGLGEVMVFVFFGLVAVIGTAYVQTQAFHLAALWAGIGIGALACAILVANNLRDIPTDRVAGKRTLAVVLGEDRTRHLYGLLVDAAVVALVGVALTTTWWVVLALVAAPPAVRAVTTVLGDRATGPALIPVLQQTGQAELLYAAGILAGVTVGVLT; this is encoded by the coding sequence ATGGCCACCCCCGCCCAGTGGATCGCCGGTGCCCGCCCCCGGACGCTCCCCGCGGCGGTCGCGCCGGTCCTCGCCGGCACCGCCGTCGCCCTGTGGGAGGACGGTGCGGTGTGGTGGAAGGCGCTGCTCGCGCTGGCCGTCTCGCTGCTGCTCCAGGTCGGCGTGAACTACGCCAACGACTACTCCGACGGCATCCGCGGCACCGACAGCGACCGGGTCGGGCCGATGCGGCTGGTCGGCAGCGGCGCGGCGAGCCCGCGGGCGGTCAAGGCCGCGGCGCTCGGCTCGCTGGCGGCCGCCGGGGTCGTCGGGCTCGTGCTCGCGGCGACGACGAGCTGGTGGCTGGTCGCCGTCGGCGCCCTGTGCATCCTGGCCGCCTGGTACTACACCGGCGGGTCGAGGCCCTACGGCTACCTCGGGCTGGGCGAGGTGATGGTGTTCGTCTTCTTCGGGCTGGTGGCCGTCATCGGCACGGCGTACGTCCAGACCCAGGCGTTCCACCTCGCCGCCCTCTGGGCCGGTATCGGCATCGGCGCGCTGGCGTGCGCGATCCTCGTGGCCAACAACCTGCGCGACATCCCCACCGACCGCGTCGCCGGGAAGCGCACCCTGGCGGTCGTGCTGGGCGAGGACCGCACCCGCCACCTCTACGGCCTGCTCGTCGACGCCGCCGTGGTCGCCCTGGTCGGGGTCGCGCTGACGACGACGTGGTGGGTCGTGCTCGCGCTGGTCGCCGCACCCCCGGCCGTCCGCGCCGTGACCACGGTCCTCGGCGACCGCGCGACCGGGCCCGCGCTGATCCCCGTGCTGCAGCAGACCGGTCAGGCCGAGCTGCTGTACGCCGCCGGCATCCTCGCCGGCGTCACGGTCGGGGTGCTGACGTGA
- a CDS encoding AMP-binding protein — translation MPSPTPTPTPTSSLRPVAGDADGVLALLREWDAAADPEPLVVATSGSTGRPKRVVLSRDALRASARATHERLGGPGQWVLGLPPTYVAGVQVLFRSVVAGTDPVRHDGDWVETVARLRGRGYVSLVPTQLVRLLRGAGTRSAVEALAQVDAVLVGGGPLDARVRAEAERRGVRVVQTYGMSETCGGCVYDGEPLDGVEVRVRDGEVQLRGPVLFDGYEDEPERSAAALDDGWLRTDDLGELDADGRLRVLGRADDVIISGGVNVPARAVATAVTADAAVVEAEVVGVPDEEWGELVTAVVEAREPVTLAGVRDLVEPRAWAPRRLVVLEQLPRLANGKPDRLAIRALAAREVARG, via the coding sequence GTGCCCAGCCCGACGCCCACGCCGACGCCGACGAGCAGCCTGCGCCCCGTCGCCGGTGACGCCGACGGGGTCCTGGCGCTGCTGCGGGAGTGGGACGCCGCCGCCGACCCCGAGCCGCTCGTCGTGGCGACCAGCGGCTCGACGGGCCGTCCCAAGCGGGTGGTGCTCTCCCGCGACGCGCTGCGGGCCTCGGCGCGGGCCACGCACGAGCGGCTCGGCGGCCCCGGCCAGTGGGTGCTCGGACTGCCGCCGACCTACGTCGCGGGCGTGCAGGTGCTCTTCCGCAGCGTGGTGGCCGGCACCGACCCGGTGCGCCACGACGGCGACTGGGTGGAGACCGTCGCGCGGCTCCGGGGTCGCGGCTACGTCTCGCTGGTGCCGACCCAGCTGGTGCGGCTGCTGCGCGGAGCCGGCACCCGGTCGGCCGTCGAGGCGCTGGCGCAGGTGGACGCCGTGCTCGTGGGCGGCGGTCCGCTGGACGCCCGGGTGCGCGCGGAGGCCGAGCGGCGCGGCGTACGCGTGGTGCAGACCTACGGCATGAGCGAGACCTGCGGCGGCTGCGTCTACGACGGCGAGCCGCTCGACGGCGTGGAGGTGCGCGTCCGCGACGGCGAGGTGCAGCTGCGCGGGCCGGTGCTCTTCGACGGCTACGAGGACGAGCCCGAGCGCTCGGCGGCCGCGCTGGACGACGGCTGGCTGCGCACCGACGACCTGGGCGAGCTCGACGCCGACGGCCGGCTCCGGGTGCTCGGTCGCGCCGACGACGTCATCATCAGCGGCGGCGTCAATGTGCCCGCCCGCGCCGTGGCCACCGCCGTGACCGCCGACGCCGCCGTGGTCGAGGCCGAGGTGGTCGGCGTGCCCGACGAGGAGTGGGGCGAGCTGGTGACGGCCGTCGTCGAGGCCCGCGAGCCGGTCACGCTGGCCGGCGTACGTGACCTGGTCGAGCCCCGCGCCTGGGCCCCGCGCCGCCTGGTCGTGCTGGAGCAGCTGCCGCGGCTGGCCAACGGCAAGCCCGACCGGCTCGCGATCCGCGCGCTGGCGGCCCGGGAGGTGGCCCGTGGCTGA
- a CDS encoding o-succinylbenzoate synthase, protein MAEVFSIPLTTRFRGITVREGVLLRGHAGWGEFSPFLEYDDPTAAPWLACAREAADLGWPAPVRSHVAVNVTVPACGPEEAHAIVLAGGCRTAKVKVAERGQDPGEDEARLEAVRDALDAGGPGGLVRIDANGGWDLEEAVRRIPVLARAAGGLEYAEQPVASVEDLAACRRRVDVPVAADESIRRAEDPYRVRDLEAADVAVLKVQPLGGVRACLRIAEDIGMPVVVSSAVESSVGIAAGVALAAALPELHHACGLATVQLLTGDVTAAPLLPVDGALPVGPVEVDPARLAALAAPPDRARHWQDRLARVGSLLDGTTS, encoded by the coding sequence GTGGCTGAGGTGTTCTCGATCCCGCTCACCACCCGCTTCCGCGGCATCACCGTCCGCGAGGGCGTGCTGCTGCGCGGCCACGCGGGGTGGGGGGAGTTCAGCCCCTTCCTGGAGTACGACGACCCGACCGCCGCGCCCTGGCTGGCCTGCGCCCGCGAGGCCGCCGACCTCGGCTGGCCGGCGCCGGTGCGCAGCCACGTGGCGGTCAACGTGACCGTGCCCGCCTGCGGCCCCGAGGAGGCGCACGCGATCGTGCTGGCCGGCGGCTGCCGCACCGCCAAGGTCAAGGTGGCCGAGCGCGGCCAGGACCCCGGCGAGGACGAGGCACGCCTGGAGGCGGTCCGCGACGCCCTCGACGCCGGCGGCCCCGGCGGGCTGGTGCGCATCGACGCCAACGGCGGCTGGGACCTCGAGGAGGCGGTCCGCCGGATCCCGGTGCTGGCCCGCGCCGCCGGCGGCCTGGAGTACGCCGAGCAGCCGGTCGCCTCCGTCGAGGACCTCGCCGCGTGCCGCCGCCGCGTCGACGTGCCGGTCGCGGCCGACGAGTCGATCCGCCGTGCCGAGGACCCCTACCGGGTGCGCGACCTCGAGGCGGCGGACGTCGCGGTGCTCAAGGTGCAGCCGTTGGGCGGCGTGCGTGCGTGCCTGCGGATCGCCGAGGACATCGGGATGCCGGTCGTGGTCTCCAGCGCGGTGGAGTCCAGCGTCGGCATCGCCGCGGGCGTGGCCCTGGCCGCCGCCCTGCCCGAGCTGCACCACGCCTGCGGGCTGGCGACGGTGCAGCTGCTGACCGGTGACGTCACCGCCGCGCCGCTGCTGCCCGTCGACGGCGCGCTGCCGGTCGGGCCGGTCGAGGTCGACCCCGCCCGGCTGGCCGCGCTCGCCGCGCCGCCCGACCGGGCGCGCCACTGGCAGGACCGGCTCGCCCGGGTCGGGTCGCTGCTCGACGGGACGACGTCGTGA
- the menD gene encoding 2-succinyl-5-enolpyruvyl-6-hydroxy-3-cyclohexene-1-carboxylic-acid synthase, with protein sequence MSPAEELATWLVDALVARGAVEAVLCPGSRNAPLAFALAADPRLRLHTRVDERTAGFLALGLAKGSRRPVPVVTTSGTAAANLHPAVLEAAHAGVPLVAVTADRPARLRGTGANQTTDQVRLYGDAAAFLDLVAPDDVALTAVLSDVVSPEPPGRGGPAHLNVQLDDPLVPAVLSDRTPAPVVEAPRPHPWWRDVEAVTLPLGPRTVVVAGDDAGPPARKLAEQAGWPLLAEPSSGSRTGTHPIRTYRLLLGTALGERVERVVVHGHPTLSRPVARLLGRAGVEVVSVPAVGRWAARPFPVAAEHAAVRADADDPAWLEEWRAADRQLSRRVDELVAAQPGLTAYDVAAVVDATNPPGGLLVVGASNPIRDLDLMAGAHPVGERRMVLANRGLAGIDGTLSTAIGAALARSRSTRATAYVGDVTFLHDLTGLVLGPDEPRPDLTIVVPNDDGGSIFATLEQGGPAYADRFERLFATPHGVDLAALCAATRTPHWRVESRAELEHALASPAGGIEVVEARVDRRDRRRTDEAIRALA encoded by the coding sequence GTGAGCCCCGCCGAGGAGCTGGCCACCTGGCTGGTCGACGCGCTCGTGGCCCGCGGCGCCGTCGAGGCGGTGCTCTGCCCCGGCTCGCGCAACGCACCGCTGGCCTTCGCCCTGGCCGCCGACCCGCGGCTGCGGCTGCACACCCGCGTCGACGAGCGGACCGCCGGGTTCCTCGCGCTGGGGCTGGCCAAGGGGTCGCGGCGACCGGTGCCGGTGGTCACCACCTCGGGCACCGCCGCGGCCAACCTGCACCCCGCGGTGCTCGAGGCCGCCCACGCCGGCGTGCCGCTCGTCGCGGTCACCGCCGACCGACCCGCCCGGCTGCGCGGCACCGGTGCCAACCAGACCACCGACCAGGTGCGGCTCTACGGCGACGCCGCGGCGTTCCTCGACCTCGTCGCCCCCGACGACGTCGCGCTCACGGCGGTGCTGAGCGACGTGGTCTCCCCCGAGCCGCCCGGGCGCGGGGGACCGGCCCACCTCAACGTGCAGCTCGACGACCCGCTGGTGCCGGCGGTGCTGTCCGACCGGACGCCCGCGCCGGTCGTCGAGGCGCCCCGGCCGCACCCGTGGTGGCGCGACGTCGAGGCGGTGACGCTGCCCCTCGGGCCCCGGACCGTCGTGGTCGCCGGCGACGACGCGGGCCCGCCCGCGCGCAAGCTCGCCGAGCAGGCGGGGTGGCCGCTGCTCGCCGAGCCCAGCAGCGGCTCGCGCACCGGCACCCACCCGATCCGCACCTACCGGCTGCTGCTCGGCACCGCGCTGGGCGAGCGCGTGGAGCGCGTCGTGGTCCACGGCCACCCGACGCTGTCGCGGCCGGTCGCCCGGCTGCTCGGCCGCGCGGGGGTCGAGGTGGTCTCGGTGCCCGCCGTCGGTCGCTGGGCGGCGCGGCCGTTCCCGGTCGCCGCCGAGCACGCCGCGGTGCGGGCCGACGCCGACGACCCGGCCTGGCTGGAGGAGTGGCGCGCGGCCGACCGCCAGCTGTCGCGGCGCGTCGACGAGCTCGTGGCCGCGCAGCCCGGCCTCACGGCGTACGACGTCGCGGCGGTCGTCGACGCCACCAACCCGCCCGGGGGCCTGCTCGTCGTCGGCGCCAGCAACCCCATCCGCGACCTCGACCTGATGGCGGGCGCCCACCCGGTCGGGGAGCGCCGGATGGTGCTGGCCAACCGCGGCCTCGCCGGCATCGACGGCACCCTCTCGACCGCGATCGGCGCCGCCCTCGCCCGGTCGCGCAGCACCCGCGCCACGGCGTACGTCGGGGACGTGACGTTCCTCCACGACCTCACCGGCCTCGTGCTCGGCCCCGACGAGCCGCGGCCCGACCTGACGATCGTGGTGCCCAACGACGACGGCGGCTCCATCTTCGCCACGCTGGAGCAGGGCGGACCGGCCTACGCCGACCGCTTCGAGCGGCTCTTCGCCACCCCCCACGGCGTCGACCTCGCGGCGCTGTGCGCGGCGACCCGCACCCCGCACTGGCGCGTGGAGAGCCGTGCCGAGCTCGAGCACGCGCTGGCCAGCCCGGCTGGCGGCATCGAGGTGGTGGAGGCCCGCGTCGACCGGCGCGACCGCCGCCGCACGGACGAGGCGATCCGGGCCCTGGCCTGA
- a CDS encoding cation:proton antiporter: MHTVVLLVGIVAVVVAVAAVCAKLDLPSPLVLILVGVVGSYLPFVPDVTLEPEVVLFGLLPPLLYAAALQTSLVDFNANRRPILLLSVGLVILTTFGVGVVVHALLPGVGWAGALAIGAVVAPPDAVAATSIGRRIGLPRRVVTILEGESLLNDATALVALNTAIAAIVSWRVVGADFAIAAFGGVAVGLAFYVVIGFARKHVTQTTLDTALGLLTPFAAFVAAEEIAVPTSTDHVAHPSGVVAVVVAGLLLGHRSAMLQNAQSRIAERLNWRSIQFLLESAVFLLIGLQARDIISNAFGAEASTTRVLALCVATLVTVVAIRMAWVFFSRYALVRPGPDGSGKVPPWTYTFLLGWAGMRGVVTLAAAFIIPTEFPYRDVLLLIAFFVTAGTLLLQGASLPWVARRLRVPSPDPAADALLRANVLHQASQAGLGRLDELAAEDPHDVATTIRDRVQRRDFAAWERVGPQGAENPSETYNRWRREMIDVERGRVLEIRSTGTVPHEVIDEVLAMLDVEESMLDHSSAERERVRGADAAAFEGDCEHLRKVRPPVEPDSAGECTDCLREGTTWVHLRMCVVCGHIACCDSSPQRHASVHHEQTGHEVMRSAEPGEDWRWCFVDQVTG; this comes from the coding sequence GTGCACACCGTCGTCCTGCTCGTGGGCATCGTGGCCGTCGTGGTCGCGGTGGCCGCCGTCTGCGCCAAGCTCGACCTGCCCTCGCCGCTGGTGCTGATCCTGGTCGGTGTCGTGGGCTCCTACCTGCCCTTCGTGCCCGACGTGACCCTCGAGCCCGAGGTGGTCCTCTTCGGCCTGCTCCCACCCCTGCTGTACGCCGCGGCGCTGCAGACGAGCCTGGTCGACTTCAACGCCAACCGACGGCCGATCCTGCTGCTGTCGGTGGGGCTGGTCATCCTCACCACGTTCGGGGTGGGCGTGGTCGTGCACGCGCTGCTGCCGGGCGTCGGCTGGGCCGGTGCGCTGGCCATCGGGGCGGTCGTGGCGCCGCCCGACGCCGTGGCGGCGACCTCGATCGGCCGCCGGATCGGGCTGCCGCGGCGGGTGGTGACGATCCTGGAGGGCGAGTCGCTGCTCAACGACGCCACCGCCCTGGTCGCGCTGAACACCGCCATCGCGGCGATCGTGTCCTGGCGGGTCGTGGGTGCCGACTTCGCGATCGCGGCCTTCGGTGGCGTGGCCGTCGGGCTGGCCTTCTACGTCGTGATCGGCTTCGCCCGCAAGCACGTCACGCAGACCACGCTGGACACCGCGCTGGGGCTGCTGACGCCGTTCGCGGCCTTCGTGGCGGCCGAGGAGATCGCCGTACCCACCTCCACGGACCACGTCGCCCACCCCTCGGGCGTGGTGGCGGTCGTGGTCGCCGGGCTGCTGCTCGGGCACCGGTCGGCGATGCTGCAGAACGCCCAGTCGCGGATCGCCGAGCGGCTCAACTGGCGCAGCATCCAGTTCCTGCTCGAGAGCGCGGTGTTCCTGCTGATCGGCCTGCAGGCCCGCGACATCATCAGCAACGCCTTCGGCGCCGAGGCCAGCACGACCCGGGTGCTCGCGCTGTGCGTCGCGACGCTGGTCACGGTCGTGGCCATCCGGATGGCGTGGGTGTTCTTCTCCCGCTACGCGCTGGTGCGGCCCGGGCCCGACGGCAGCGGCAAGGTGCCGCCGTGGACCTACACCTTCCTGCTCGGCTGGGCCGGCATGCGCGGCGTGGTCACCCTCGCGGCGGCGTTCATCATCCCGACCGAGTTCCCCTACCGCGACGTGCTGCTGCTCATCGCCTTCTTCGTCACCGCCGGCACCCTGCTGCTCCAGGGCGCGTCGCTGCCGTGGGTGGCGAGGCGGCTGCGGGTGCCCTCGCCCGACCCGGCCGCCGACGCGCTGCTGCGGGCCAACGTCCTGCACCAGGCCTCGCAGGCCGGTCTCGGCCGCCTCGACGAGCTGGCCGCCGAGGACCCCCACGACGTCGCGACCACCATCCGCGACCGGGTGCAGCGCCGCGACTTCGCCGCCTGGGAGCGTGTCGGCCCGCAGGGGGCCGAGAACCCCAGCGAGACCTACAACCGGTGGCGCCGCGAGATGATCGACGTCGAGCGCGGCCGCGTGCTGGAGATCCGCAGCACCGGGACGGTGCCGCACGAGGTGATCGACGAGGTGCTGGCCATGCTCGACGTGGAGGAGTCGATGCTCGACCACAGCAGCGCCGAGCGCGAGCGCGTCCGCGGGGCCGACGCGGCCGCCTTCGAGGGCGACTGCGAGCACCTGCGGAAGGTGCGGCCGCCGGTCGAGCCCGACAGCGCGGGGGAGTGCACCGACTGCCTGCGCGAGGGCACCACCTGGGTGCACCTGCGGATGTGCGTGGTGTGCGGCCACATCGCCTGCTGCGACTCCTCGCCGCAGCGGCACGCCAGCGTGCACCACGAGCAGACCGGCCACGAGGTGATGCGCTCGGCCGAGCCCGGCGAGGACTGGCGCTGGTGCTTCGTCGACCAGGTGACCGGCTGA
- a CDS encoding MBL fold metallo-hydrolase: MRITKLGHACVRLEVDGAVVVVDPGAFTPEADATDGATAVLLTHEHPDHWSVDHLRRTDAPVHTIRAVADAVVAAAPDLAERLRVVEPGEKLDVGVPVTVVGEKHAVIHPELPHFDNSGYLLDLDGTTVFHPGDALTVPGVRPDVLLLPVSAPWLKLSECIDYAREVGAPRNVAIHDAIYSEVGHQVAGGMLDRFLGARDQTYTRLEPGTDA; encoded by the coding sequence ATGAGGATCACCAAGCTCGGCCACGCCTGCGTCCGCCTCGAGGTCGACGGTGCCGTCGTCGTGGTCGACCCGGGGGCGTTCACCCCCGAGGCCGACGCCACCGACGGCGCCACGGCGGTGCTGCTGACCCACGAGCACCCCGACCACTGGTCGGTGGACCACCTGCGCCGCACCGACGCGCCGGTCCACACCATCCGGGCGGTCGCCGACGCCGTGGTCGCCGCCGCCCCCGACCTCGCCGAGCGGCTGCGGGTCGTCGAGCCCGGCGAGAAGCTCGACGTCGGGGTCCCCGTCACCGTCGTCGGCGAGAAGCACGCGGTGATCCACCCCGAGCTGCCCCACTTCGACAACAGCGGCTACCTGCTCGACCTCGACGGCACGACGGTGTTCCACCCCGGCGACGCGCTGACCGTGCCCGGCGTACGCCCCGACGTGCTGCTGCTCCCGGTCAGCGCCCCGTGGCTGAAGCTCTCCGAGTGCATCGACTACGCCCGCGAGGTGGGGGCGCCGCGCAACGTCGCGATCCACGACGCGATCTACAGCGAGGTCGGCCACCAGGTCGCGGGCGGCATGCTCGACCGGTTCCTCGGCGCCCGCGACCAGACCTACACCCGCCTCGAGCCGGGCACCGACGCGTGA